A genomic stretch from Hemibagrus wyckioides isolate EC202008001 linkage group LG18, SWU_Hwy_1.0, whole genome shotgun sequence includes:
- the setx gene encoding probable helicase senataxin isoform X1 gives MRQISRRAMETCRWCTASPENDVAVIEVLKRYCTGQMSPKEKDDANSDFIYCLECVVKYHQAREMVPALHKRLWELETARLLEVFRKMLEADLEDDDLFFVENGYEQRVSAVTPEEFHNQLRFPLMEVLKYPYLLCHKELCEMVVDVICKMEDMKNPLPVHDQYQGTYLLMVHPNEIVRRWAIATARSLGRVDRDNYYDLQEVFSCMFYVIDLGITVDFLNMDDSYYSGKMNVLQPHLFDSKNKKSYWLGICMLLMQLDSQAMDSLLMGPEGQTSIPQCIINTMNDCNKDDDLDPFWPALHCFLVILDRLGSKIWGQIEPLDAFKAITKAGSYIAKIENIREQTAGTRVKVEPENHDDLMSCSQIVYGCYTTERTSRLLDCSSGNSDTSGNAIFEEMSCLVNVLQSEMGQSMRVYGSTFLWFIPFVRSLMELTALNSICIGEVIHYLENNVDKNVLSGRIRTCDKVTEFFIRILVDVINLHLSNGCMERLSYFTHIWVDMVMQCATLSDDFCTTRGVYSTSHFGRGTQMPAVGVGAMSQACTKLIRSLLKEGGRTGTVPESAHFLDIINRHLRGLSSKGWNLPKSEYENLKKCLVRLVKVITERSAVSNDVLPCAPPTPPSDPFENVISYPSSTLTPPLQQVETKDALVGPCGPAGTTNFIKDEPPWDHGECQSFFDGHEEMINVKKEPYNQTPISESRPHTEGIHITPGKLQEIRSRLTVQNLSKIQAIAKRRFKTEDEQGECSGMKEIVHASSVSPQPSTSKSKVPDTARLSKSLKKELNDDNDDEPLDVQRNRLKRSLQSSKEDSTDTRQISIQLSSTAKQIHESSIITISDDEVSSNGQNLLEKMDARDPVLDLDSSKSPGRDYDDLSESQVFEFETQAHMASVWNEPHSDITGLTKKHELENDSKACSSHHAVEPMQTQPVSDEDTEKACLHVEAQICKQQQPQKPISSSMWEPPMRSSNENCDFIKSNHSKGPTEKTALPEKKGKQWLSKKPPVIAPLSQKIKKRCWSHDTISKDPVKPCSSTMLTSTSVESPSTAAPSRGSCASFVVPPSTAAPSRGSCASSVTSPSTAAPSRGSCASSVASPSTAAPSRGSCASSVTSPSTAAPSRGSCASSVTSPSTAAPSRGSCASSVTSPSTAAPSRGSCASPVASPSTAAPSRGPCASSVASPSTAAPSRGSCASSVASPSTTAPSRGSSASTVAPLRSTPAIVPPKKVRKRVAPELPAELLGLKKKERKAFDFSQRSLVSLGKLRSHGQNVHVEPQQKSKRLRKHKVGVKKGKKLLASQDLQYFRQRRSMLQKPTSATPVVAKSNQRPVPENLPKLNSANETVEEPEDEEDDYSFLPCSQPDPDRRMDNKTDTTQVNTSLSNDSKKAISDWESSKSKDFSSLQNNKCAGGSMAEGAESREENFDDEWMSFTQNEPTDMELCSQMEQMEEQYFENIMVTGCARMDNDSGNQPNISEAITSVPLKPVTCNTLQKPLPDASTSTTTNDHLFVNPNMLTECQKKAKPTTKIYNKSCSRTAFLAKEMGKVANPVPAANVAKAKVARPPPSMPPPPAMSSSAMPPPAMPSPLLPKTTTLLPRPILHTANQASKSFSNVTFASHVPSYKTYARPETPVSVQTPTMDQGRRFDNSPVYDQFYLKRAILKWEFRMFENYKSFGAPQDLCPFRLKEVPTTFSSCTDYFNTLYPLLLLNTFEEMVNEWYVRKIRIELKVQGIEYSNRVATASFTASLNAEQEVKQLYPKDEDLVLLYLPENIGAYANDEQDVPDLCPHFGCVLRSSVLNNGGQFSTLNITIQTFGNVSSVNTQSVRCELIGSLVSTLREFRALNLLPKSKMMHPLILKPDIKFYAPCQDGLPNIDMPEYNSEQAKAISCGVAMVKRKQNTPKILLIHGPPGTGKSKIIVGMLHRLLSDPVSLSASRRPRILLCTPSNAAIDNLMKKIIIVFKEKCMDIRSPQGNCGDIKLVRLGSERAISKELKPFSLDCQVRKVLEKAQHKGDLDIQRKKEELDKKIEMVSQQCALTDKKSNMFEQLNNKKMFYLNERKNLSRQLNELRNKKQSVQSRLLLDAHVICCTLSTSGSGLLESAFRRLGHEPFSCVIIDEAGQAKETETLIPLLYRCQNLILVGDPMQLPPTVVSQKAKELGYDQSLMARVWKSLFNLNTHLSPSIFLRVQYRMHPDICEFPSKYIYNNNLKSDPETAQKLCSISWPFEAYRVFDVTDGKERKQGDSYSNAKEVKLVVVLYKLLGENHAKRKEKQQMRIGIITPYNAQKQRITEALDNDIDKELKKGIHVEVDTVDGFQGREMDCIIVSCVRASSENGSIGFVANRQRMNVTITRAKSSLYILGHLRTLTEHSDWGALVRDAEKRGARITVNESNFHKVVREVLKPSRPSRRSTHPPIPMSNPACSDGQRDPRTHDRPSDPRLPAPLPASREQDIGNQGFTRPRPPGRSPLDPRRDRSFTRSFRSTSEQHHEHHSSSSRTHRK, from the exons ATGAGGCAAATAAGCAGGAGGG ctaTGGAGACGTGTCGGTGGTGTACAGCATCCCCTGAAAATGATGTGGCCGTCATAGAGGTTCTAAAGCGCTATTGCACCGGCCAAATGTCACCGAAAGAAAAGGACGATGCTAATAGCGACTTCATATACTgtctggagtgtgtggtgaAGTACCACCAAGCAAGAGAGATGGTTCCTGCACTGCACAAG CGTCTCTGGGAATTGGAGACGGCTCGTCTGCTTGAAGTTTTCCGTAAAATGTTGGAGGCCGATCTGGAGGACGATGACCTGTTCTTTGTCGAAAATGGTTATGAGCAGCGCGTCTCTGCGGTTACACCCGAGGAATTTCACAATCAGCTGAGATTCCCGCTCATGGAAGTGCTGAAATACCCTTACCTGCTGTGCCACAAGGAGCTCT GTGAAATGGTGGTGGATGTGATATGCAAAATGGAGGATATGAAGAACCCTCTACCAGTTCATGACCAGTATCAGGGAACCTACCTGCTCATGGTGCACCCAAACGAAATA GTGCGTCGCTGGGCAATAGCCACTGCCAGATCGTTGGGCAGGGTGGACAGAGATAACTATTATGATCTTCAGGAGGTCTTCTCCTGCATGTTCTATGTCATTGATTTAGGAATCACTGTGGACTTTCTGAACATGGATGACTCTTACTACTCTGGCAAGATGAATGTGCTACAGCCACATCTCTTTGACTCCAAAAATAAGAAGAGTTACTGGCTAG gtatTTGTATGTTGCTGATGCAGCTGGACTCACAAGCCATGGACTCATTGTTAATGGGGCCAGAAGGACAGACCAGCATTCCCCAATGTATTATCAATACCATGAATGACTGCAATAAAG atgaTGACCTAGATCCCTTCTGGCCTGCTTTGCATTGTTTCTTGGTCATTCTAGACCGACTGGGCTCAAAGATCTGGGGTCAAATAGAACCACTAGATGCTTTCAAGGCCATCACTAAAGCAGGCAGCTACATAGCTAAAATTGAAAATATCCGAGAGCAAACTGCAGG GACAAGGGTGAAAGTGGAGCCTGAAAATCATGATGATCTGATGTCCTGCAGTCAGATTGTTTATGGCTGTTATACTACGGAGCGAACAAGTAGA TTATTGGACTGTTCATCTGGCAATAGTGACACCAGTGGCAATGCAATTTTTGAAGAAATGAGCTGCCTAGTTAATGTCCTACAGTCTGAAATGGGACAAAGCATGCGTGTATATGGTAGCACCTTTCTTTGGTTCATTCCTTTTGTTCGCTCTCTCATGGAGTTGACCGCACTTAATAGCATATGCATTGGGGAGGTTATCCACTATCTGGAGAACAATGTTGACAAGAACGTGCTGTCTGGGCGGATACGCACCTGCGACAAAGTCACAGAGTTCTTCATCCGCATCCTTGTTGATGTAATTAATCTGCACTTAAGCAACGGCTGCATGGAAAGACTGTCCTATTTTACCCATATATGGGTAGATATGGTAATGCAGTGTGCTACACTTTCTGATGACTTTTGTACTACCAGGGGGGTCTATTCAACTTCACATTTTGGTAGAGGCACCCAGATGCCAGCAGTGGGTGTTGGTGCAATGAGTCAAGCCTGCACGAAGTTGATTCGCTCTCTGTTGAAAGAAGGGGGGCGGACAGGAACAGTTCCAGAGTCTGCACATTTTCTGGACATAATTAACAGACACTTGCGCGGTTTATCTTCTAAAGGTTGGAATCTACCCAAATCAGAATATGAGAATCTTAAGAAATGCTTAGTCAGGCTAGTAAAAGTAATAACAGAAAGGTCTGCAGTTTCAAATGATGTACTGCCGTGTgctccaccaacaccaccatcggATCCCTTTGAAAATGTAATTTCCTACCCAAGTTCCACATTGACCCCTCCTCTGCAGCAGGTAGAAACCAAAGATGCACTTGTTGGTCCATGTGGTCCAGCAGGTACAACTAATTTTATTAAGGATGAGCCACCGTGGGATCATGGGGAGTGTCAAAGTTTCTTTGATGGCCATGAAGAAATGATTAATGTAAAGAAAGAACCTTACAACCAAACACCAATTTCAGAATCTAGACCCCATACTGAGGGGATTCATATAACTCCAGGGAAACTACAAGAAATTAGATCTAGGTTAACTGTTCAGAATCTTTCCAAGATACAAGCCATTGCAAAGAGAAGATTTAAAACTGAAGATGAACAGGGTGAATGCAGTGGCATGAAAGAGATTGTACATGCCTCAAGTGTAAGCCCTCAGCCTTCAACCTCAAAATCCAAGGTCCCAGACACTGCCAGGCTTAGCAAATCCCTAAAAAAGGAATTGAATGACGACAATGATGATGAGCCCCTTGATGTCCAAAGGAATCGCCTAAAAAGATCTCTTCAGTCTAGTAAAGAGGATTCAACTGATACCAGACAGATTTCAATACAGTTGTCTAGCACTGCTAAACAGATCCATGAGAGTAGCATAATCACCATTTCAGATGACGAGGTTTCTTCAAATGGCCAAAACCTTTTAGAAAAAATGGATGCGCGCGACCCAGTTTTGGATCTTGACTCTTCTAAGAGCCCAGGACGTGATTATGATGATTTGAGTGAATCGCAGGTATTTGAGTTTGAAACGCAAGCACACATGGCATCTGTCTGGAATGAGCCGCACAGTGACATCACAGGTCTGACCAAAAAGCACGAACTTGAGAATGATTCCAAAGCATGCAGTAGTCATCATGCTGTGGAGCCCATGCAGACTCAGCCTGTCTCAGATGAAGACACTGAAAAAGCCTGTCTTCATGTAGAGGCACAAATCTGTAAACAGCAACAACCACAGAAACCAATTTCATCAAGTATGTGGGAGCCACCCATGCGTAGTTCCAATGAAAATTGTGATTTCATTAAGTCTAATCATTCCAAAGGTCCCACTGAAAAAACTGCCCTACCTGAAAAGAAAGGCAAACAATGGCTGAGCAAAAAACCTCCTGTTATTGCACCCCTGAGTCAAAAAATCAAGAAGCGCTGCTGGTCACATGACACCATCTCTAAGGACCCTGTGAAACCATGCTCTTCCACAATGCTGACTTCAACCTCTGTTGAATCACCCTCTACTGCTGCCCCTTCCAGAGGCTCCTGTGCATCCTTTGTTGTACCACCCTCTACTGCTGCCCCTTCCAGAGGCTCCTGTGCATCCTCTGTTACATCACCCTCTACTGCTGCCCCTTCCAGAGGCTCCTGTGCATCCTCTGTTGCATCACCCTCTACTGCTGCCCCTTCCAGAGGCTCCTGTGCATCCTCTGTTACATCACCCTCTACTGCTGCCCCTTCCAGAGGCTCCTGTGCATCCTCTGTTACATCACCCTCTACTGCTGCCCCTTCCAGAGGCTCCTGTGCATCCTCTGTTACATCACCCTCTACTGCTGCCCCTTCCAGAGGCTCCTGTGCATCCCCTGTTGCATCACCCTCTACTGCTGCCCCTTCCAGAGGGCCCTGTGCATCCTCTGTTGCATCACCCTCTACTGCTGCCCCTTCCAGAGGGTCCTGTGCATCCTCTGTTGCATCACCCTCTACTACTGCCCCTTCCAGAGGCTCCTCTGCATCTACTGTTGCACCTTTACGATCTACCCCTGCAATAGTTCCACCAAAAAAGGTTCGCAAACGTGTTGCACCAGAACTTCCAGCAGAGCTTCTGGGGttgaaaaagaaggaaagaaaagcttTTGACTTTTCACAGCGTTCCTTGGTCAGTTTGGGTAAACTTCGATCACATGGCCAGAATGTGCATGTTGAGCCACAACAGAAGTCAAAAAGACTTCGTAAACATAAGGTTGGCgtgaagaaaggaaagaagttGCTTGCATCACAAGATTTGCAGTACTTTAGACAGCGCCGTAGTATGCTCCAGAAGCCAACGTCAGCCACTCCTGTTGTTGCCAAATCAAACCAACGTCCTGTACCAGAGAACCTACCCAAATTAAACTCTGCAAATGAAACCGTGGAGGAGCCagaagatgaggaggatgacTACTCTTTCCTTCCCTGCTCTCAGCCTGATCCTGACAGAAGGATGGACAATAAAACGGATACCACTCAAGTCAATACTAGTTTGTCAAATGACTCCAAAAAAGCAATCAGTGATTGGGAGAGCAGTAAAAGTAAAGATTTCAGTTCCCTTCAAAACAATAAATGTGCTGGTGGTTCCATGGCAGAAGGAGCAGAATCCAGGGAAGAGAATTTTGATGATGAGTGGATGTCCTTTACACAAAATGAGCCAACAGACATGGAGTTATGCTCTCAAATGGAACAAATGGAGGAACAGTATTTTGAGAACATAATGGTTACAGGCTGTGCGCGCATGGACAATGACTCTGGCAACCAACCAAATATTTCTGAAGCAATAACAAGTGTACCACTTAAACCAGTAACTTGCAACACACTTCAGAAACCACTTCCTGATGCTTCCACTTCGACCACTACAAACGACCACTTGTTTGTAAATCCTAACATGCTCACAGAGTGTCAGAAAAAAGCAAAGCCTACCACAAAAATTTATAATAAGTCATGTTCCCGCACTGCCTTTTTGGCCAAAGAAATGGGAAAAGTAGCCAACCCTGTACCTGCTGCTAATGTTGCCAAGGCAAAGGTTGCACGGCCGCCACCATCAATGCCGCCACCACCAGCAATGTCCTCATCAGCAATGCCTCCGCCAGCAATGCCATCACCGCTACTTCCAAAAACCACAACACTTCTGCCCAGACCCATCCTGCACACTGCAAATCAGGCTTCCAAATCATTTTCTAATGTAACATTTGCTTCCCACGTACCTTCCTATAAGACCTACGCCAGACCAGAAACGCCTGTATCAGTACAAACACCCACAATGGATCAAGGTCGAAGATTTGATAATTCTCCAGTGTATGATCAGTTCTACCTAAAACGGGCTATTTTGAAGTGGGAATTCCGCATGTTCGAGAACTACAAATCGTTTGGGGCACCCCAAGACTTGTGTCCATTTCGCCTTAAGGAAGTACCGACGACGTTCTCAAGCTGCACCGACTACTTTAATACCTTGTACCCACTTCTGCTCCTTAATACATTTGAGGAG ATGGTCAACGAATGGTATGTTAGGAAAATTAGAATTGAACTGAAGGTCCAGGGAATTGAATACAGCAATCGTGTTGCCACTGCCAGTTTCACAG CAAGCCTTAATGCAGAGCAGGAGGTGAAGCAGTTGTATCCTAAAGATGAAGACCTTGTGCTCCTTTATCTGCCGGAGAACATTGGTGCATATGCTAATGATGAGCAAGATGTTCCTGATCTTTGTCCCCACTTTGGATGTGTGTTGCGATCCAGCGTGCTAAAtaatggag GTCAGTTCTCTACACTGAACATTACCATTCAGACGTTTGGAAACGTGTCCTCTGTTAACACCCAAAGTGTACGCTGTGAACTGATTGGTTCCCTGGTCAGTACTTTGCGGGAATTCAGAGCGCTGAATTTGCTACCTAAGAGCAAAATGATGCATCCGCTGATTCTCAAGCCAGACATCAAGTTCTACGCACCCTGCCAGGACGGCCTGCCGAACATAGATATGCCT GAATATAATTCTGAGCAGGCCAAAGCAATCAGCTGTGGGGTTGCAATGGTGAAAAGAAAGCAGAATACTCCAAAGATTTTGTTAATACATGGACCACCTGGAACTGGCAAGAGCAAAATCATAGTTGGCATGCTGCACAGACTTCTATCt GATCCAGTGAGTCTTTCAGCGTCTCGAAGACCCAGAATTCTTCTCTGCACTCCATCTAATGCCGCCATTGACAACTTGATGAAGAAAATCATTATTGTCTTCAAAGAAAAGTGCATGGACATCCGTTCTCCACAAG GGAACTGTGGTGACATCAAACTGGTGCGACTCGGGAGTGAGAGGGCCATTTCTAAAGAACTGAAACCCTTCAGCCTTGACTGCCAGGTCAGGAAAGTATTGG agaAAGCGCAACACAAAGGTGATTTGGATATCCAGAGGAAGAAGGAGGAACTGGACAAGAAGATTGAAATGGTGTCTCAGCAGTGTGCTCTGACGGACAAAAAATCAAACATG TTTGAACAACTGAATAACAAAAAGATGTTTTACTTGAACGAAAGGAAGAACCTCAGTCGACAATTAAATGAG CTTCGGAATAAAAAACAGTCGGTGCAGTCACGTCTTTTGCTTGACGCTCATGTGATCTGCTGCACACTGAGCACAAGTGGTAGTGGTCTCCTTGAGTCCGCTTTCCGCCGTCTTGGACACGAGCCATTCAGCTGTGTTATCATTGATGAG GCAGGACAAGCTAAAGAAACAGAAACGTTGATTCCTTTGCTTTATCGATGCCAAAACCTCATCCTGGTGGGCGACCCCATGCAGCTGCCACCAACTGTCGTATCTCAG AAAGCCAAAGAGCTGGGCTATGACCAGTCACTGATGGCTCGGGTTTGGAAGAGTTTGTttaacctgaacacacacctgtcccCCAGCATCTTCCTCCGTGTTCAGTACCGCATGCACCCAGATATTTGCGAGTTCCCTTCCAagtacatctacaacaacaactTAAAAAGTGACCC tgAGACTGCTCAGAAGCTGTGCTCAATTTCCTGGCCGTTTGAAGCCTACAGAGTGTTCGATGTGACcgatggaaaagaaagaaaacagggaGA TTCATATAGTAATGCCAAGGAGGTGAAGCTGGTGGTGGTGCTTTATAAGCTGCTTGGGGAAAATCATGCCAAGCGCAAGGAAAAGCAGCAGATGCGCATTGGCATCATCACACCATATAACGCCCAGAAGCAACGCATCACGGAGGCCCTTGACAACGATATAGACAAGGAATTAAAAAAAGGCATACA TGTGGAGGTGGACACTGTAGATGGGTTCCAGGGCCGGGAAATGGACTGCATCATTGTGTCTTGTGTAAGAGCCAGCAGTGAAAACGGTTCTATTGG GTTTGTCGCAAATCGCCAGAGGATGAATGTGACCATAACTAGAGCCAAATCCAGTTTGTATATCCTGGGACATCTCCGTACACTCACG GAGCACAGTGACTGGGGAGCACTGGTAAGGGACGCAGAGAAACGTGGCGCCAGAATAACAGTGAACGAGTCCAACTTTCACAAGGTTGTGAGGGAGGTGCTGAAACCGAGTCGCCCTTCTCGTAGATCCACGCACCCCCCCATCCCCATGTCCAATCCTGCATGTTCTGATGGGCAAAGAGACCCCAGAACACACGATAGACCTTCAGACCCACGTCTACCAGCACCTTTGCCTGCCAGCAGAGAGCAAGACATTGGGAACCAAGGCTTCACTCGACCAAGGCCACCCGGTCGCAGTCCTTTAGATCCACGGCGCGACCGAAGCTTCACACGTTCCTTTCGTTCGACTTCAGAACAACATCACGAACATCACTCCTCTTCCTCTAGGACACACAGAAAATAA